In one window of Zingiber officinale cultivar Zhangliang chromosome 11A, Zo_v1.1, whole genome shotgun sequence DNA:
- the LOC122032159 gene encoding eukaryotic translation initiation factor 5A-2-like gives MSDEEHHFESKADAGASKTFPQQAGTIRKNGYIVIKGRACKVVEVSTSKTGKHGHAKCHFVAIDIFNAKKLEDIVPSSHNCDVPHVNRTDYQLIDISEDGFISLLTDNGSTKDDLRLPTDETLLAQIKDGFAEGKDLVVTVMSAMGEEQICALKDVGPK, from the exons ATGTCGGACGAGGAGCATCATTTTGAGTCGAAGGCGGACGCTGGGGCATCCAAGACCTTCCCACAGCAAGCCGGTACCATCCGCAAGAATGGGTACATCGTAATCAAGGGAAGAGCGTGCAAG GTTGTAGAGGTTTCAACTTCTAAGACTGGAAAACATGGTCATGCTAAATGCCACTTTGTGGCTATTGATATCTTCAATGCCAAAAAACTTGAAGATATTGTCCCTTCTTCTCATAACTGTGAT GTTCCTCATGTCAATCGTACTGATTATCAACTTATTGACATCTCTGAGGATGGATTT ATTAGTCTGTTGACTGACAATGGAAGCACCAAAGATGACTTGAGACTCCCAACTGATGAAACTTTACTTGCTCAG ATCAAAGATGGTTTTGCAGAAGGGAAGGATCTGGTGGTGACTGTCATGTCTGCGATGGGTGAAGAGCAGATCTGTGCGTTGAAGGACGTTGGTCCCAAGTAG